In Streptomyces capitiformicae, one genomic interval encodes:
- a CDS encoding ABC transporter ATP-binding protein, producing MATVIFDKATRRFPGMDHPAVDAFDLEIADGEFMVLVGPSGCGKSTALRMLAGLEDVDSGAIRIGDRDVTHLPPKDRDIAMVFQNYALYPHMTTADNMGFALKIAKKHKDDIHRRVTEAAGVLGLGDYLDRKPKSLSGGQRQRVAMGRAIVREPQVFLMDEPLSNLDAKLRVQTRTQIASLQRRLGTTTVYVTHDQVEALTMGDRVAVMKDGVLQQVGTPKEVFQRPANAFVGGFIGSPAMNLFRLPLTTDGTELGGLIVPVPRTAREEDATEILLGVRPEQFEILSPEDLETPALDLVVDAVEDTGAVAYVHATAKAGQEAVPVVVRLPGRPVHGKGEQLRVTVRPEAVHLFSARTELRLPTDGS from the coding sequence ATGGCGACCGTCATTTTCGACAAGGCCACACGGAGATTCCCGGGGATGGACCACCCAGCCGTCGACGCGTTCGATCTGGAGATCGCCGACGGCGAGTTCATGGTGCTGGTGGGACCCTCCGGCTGCGGGAAGTCCACGGCGTTGCGCATGCTCGCCGGGCTGGAGGACGTCGACTCCGGTGCCATCCGCATCGGCGACCGGGACGTGACCCACCTGCCGCCCAAGGACCGCGACATCGCGATGGTGTTCCAGAACTACGCTCTCTACCCGCACATGACGACGGCGGACAACATGGGCTTCGCCCTGAAGATCGCCAAGAAGCACAAGGACGACATCCATCGCCGTGTCACGGAGGCTGCCGGCGTCCTCGGCCTCGGCGACTACCTGGACCGCAAGCCCAAGTCGCTCTCCGGCGGCCAGCGCCAGAGGGTTGCGATGGGGCGGGCCATCGTCCGCGAGCCACAGGTGTTCCTCATGGACGAGCCGCTGTCCAACCTGGACGCCAAGCTGCGCGTACAGACCCGGACGCAGATCGCCTCGCTGCAACGGCGACTCGGCACGACGACGGTGTACGTCACCCACGACCAGGTGGAGGCCCTGACCATGGGCGACCGCGTGGCGGTTATGAAGGACGGCGTGCTGCAGCAGGTGGGGACGCCGAAGGAGGTCTTCCAGCGCCCCGCCAACGCCTTCGTGGGCGGTTTCATCGGCTCGCCCGCGATGAACCTCTTCCGCCTCCCCCTCACCACGGACGGTACCGAGCTGGGCGGCCTGATCGTGCCCGTGCCGCGGACCGCCCGTGAGGAGGACGCCACGGAGATCCTGCTGGGTGTACGGCCCGAGCAGTTCGAGATCCTCTCGCCCGAGGACCTGGAGACTCCGGCACTGGATCTCGTGGTCGACGCGGTCGAGGACACCGGTGCCGTCGCCTACGTCCACGCGACCGCCAAGGCCGGGCAGGAAGCCGTCCCGGTGGTAGTCCGCCTCCCCGGGCGGCCGGTTCACGGCAAGGGGGAGCAGCTGCGCGTCACCGTCCGTCCGGAGGCCGTCCACCTCTTCTCGGCCCGGACAGAGCTGCGGCTGCCGACCGACGGGAGCTGA